The DNA segment GGTGAGTGGTGCCTTCCGCCGCTCCATTCCCGTCAAGGAAATTGAACACCTGGCCGAAACCGGGGAAGCCACCGGGCTGCTGGAGGATCTGCTTGATCTCTCCGGGCAAGACCCCAACGAGGTGTCGCAGATGCTCAACCAGAGCCTCGAGCTTCCCCTGGTGCTCACAAGCCGTCTGGTCAACACACGGATCGGTGAGGCCATCTTGCGTCGTGTTGTACGCATCATTCATCCGATCTACACACCGGAACCTGAGGTGAGTGTTCCGGCGATCCGCGCCGGAGTGATCAGTGGATTGCAGAGCGAAGATGGCCTCACGGCAGTGAGCTTTTTGAAGGGCTACCCCAATGCCGTCATGGCGGTGAATCTTCCCGCTCTGTTCGGGGTGATCGAAAAAGCGGAATCCATCGCCGGCCTGGTGCAGTTTTTCTCCGACTCCCCCTTGGACGGATTGAAGGAAGCGCAACCCTGACCAAGCCCTGATCGGACGCCGCCTAGATTCCGGCAATCCCCCCATCCCAGCCGGTGTCCCTGTTTCAGAACCTCCGTCGGCGTTTCACTGCAACTCCTGTGATGCAGGACTGGCCTGGACTGATTGAGGCCTATCGCAGCTGGCTGCCCGTCAGCGATGCGACCCCGGTGATCAGCCTGCGTGAAGGCGCCACCCCTTTAATCCCCGTTCCATCGGTTGCGGAACAGATCGGTAAGGGCGTGAAGGTGTTCGTGAAATACGACGGCCTGAACCCCACAGGGTCCTTCAAGGACCGGGGCATGACCATGGCCATCAGCAAAGCCAAGGAAGCCGGTTGTGAAGCGGTGATTTGTGCCAGCACGGGCAACACCAGTGCTGCAGCTGCGGCCTATGCCAGGCGGGGTGGGATGCGTGCGTTCGTGTTGATCCCGGATGGCTATGTCGCCCAGGGAAAACTGGCTCAGGCGCTGGTGTACGGGGCTGAGGTCTTGGCGATCCGCGGCAACTTCGACCGCGCCCTCGACATCGTTCGGGAAGCGGCAGAGAAGTATCCCGTCACCCTTGTGAACTCGGTGAACCCCTACCGGCTGCAGGGCCAGAAGACGGCGGCCTTCGAAATCGTGGATGCCCTGGGTGATGCACCCGACTGGCTGTGCATTCCCATGGGCAACGCCGGGAACATCACCGCCTATTGGATGGGTTTTCAGGAATATCAGCAGGCCGGCCGAAGCCGCAGCCTGCCCCGAATGATGGGATTCCAGGCCAGCGGATCCGCCCCACTGGTGAACAACACCACAGTGACGGACCCCGAAACCATCGCCACCGCCATCCGCATTGGTAACCCGGTGAACCGAGCCAAGGCCCTGGCAGCACGCGAGGCCAGCAACGGCGCATTCCTGGATGTGACCGACGCGGAGATCCTCGCGGCCTACAAGCTTCTGGGCGGCCAGGAGGGAATCTTCTGCGAACCCGCCAGCGCTGCCTCTGTGGCAGGCCTGCTTAAGCGAAAAGATGAAGTACCAGCCGGCGCAACAGTGGTCTGCGTTCTGACCGGCAACGGCCTCAAGGATCCCGACTGCGCCATCAGCAACAACGACGCCGCCTTCCACACCGATCTCAATCCCGATCTGGGCACCGTCGCCAGTGTCATGGGCTTCTGACACCGCCCTCCATCAACGCGATTCAGCCCCCATCAGGGGGCTTTTTTGTGGCCAAAAAACCAAACCAACCGACAAAGCGGCTGCGGAAGACGCCTTAAAACCATCCCAACACGGTGTGGAAAACAG comes from the Synechococcus sp. A15-62 genome and includes:
- a CDS encoding alpha/beta hydrolase is translated as MLPKPFTRSSLVAMAAGLGLMSLSSVMQPLHAATEVALVSGAFRRSIPVKEIEHLAETGEATGLLEDLLDLSGQDPNEVSQMLNQSLELPLVLTSRLVNTRIGEAILRRVVRIIHPIYTPEPEVSVPAIRAGVISGLQSEDGLTAVSFLKGYPNAVMAVNLPALFGVIEKAESIAGLVQFFSDSPLDGLKEAQP
- the thrC gene encoding threonine synthase, which codes for MQDWPGLIEAYRSWLPVSDATPVISLREGATPLIPVPSVAEQIGKGVKVFVKYDGLNPTGSFKDRGMTMAISKAKEAGCEAVICASTGNTSAAAAAYARRGGMRAFVLIPDGYVAQGKLAQALVYGAEVLAIRGNFDRALDIVREAAEKYPVTLVNSVNPYRLQGQKTAAFEIVDALGDAPDWLCIPMGNAGNITAYWMGFQEYQQAGRSRSLPRMMGFQASGSAPLVNNTTVTDPETIATAIRIGNPVNRAKALAAREASNGAFLDVTDAEILAAYKLLGGQEGIFCEPASAASVAGLLKRKDEVPAGATVVCVLTGNGLKDPDCAISNNDAAFHTDLNPDLGTVASVMGF